A region from the Papaver somniferum cultivar HN1 unplaced genomic scaffold, ASM357369v1 unplaced-scaffold_125, whole genome shotgun sequence genome encodes:
- the LOC113331162 gene encoding E3 SUMO-protein ligase SIZ1-like, with product MDLVLSCKEKLGCFRVKELKDVLTHLGLGNQGRKQELLERILAAITDEQVTKSKKNSIGREGIAKIIEATYRKMQASRATDLASKGQSDLSFDAAKFKDQVVDSRKIDIKVQCPCGSSLQTESMIQCEDPRCQVWQHIGCVILPDKPMERVPPIPPQFFCEICRIDRADPYTYPLPPIKLTALSIPTDETNPMQNVEKTFQLTRADRDMVQKPEYDVQAWCMLLNDKVIFRMHWPQILDLRVNGVPVRSINRLSSQLLGANGRDDGHAITTCTREGMNKISLTGCDARIFCLGIRIAKRRTVQQVLNLIPKELDGERFEHAHARVCRCIGGGIDAENADSDSDLEVVADSVTVNLRCPMSGSRTKTAGRFKPCIHMGCFDLETFVELNQRSRKWQCPICLKNYALEHMIIDPYFNRITAMMSRCGEDVTEIDVKPDGSWRAKNDREHLDLAQWHFPDGSLCVETGKNIKPDLENSKQIKHGPLEGQSPFKLRIKKNSNGTWEVKKPQLLTLSPESQLKEKYDIHSGGGILRSSSGTGSARDVDDRNANRDVGGHDFLANDGSELDSVSPNFDSAYEVPSAPVGNADIIILSDSDEEMENLISHGAVFETGQTNACGTSFSAPSLGGPVSYPEDPGPITDSALDLLNSNGTSTSNVVQDCIVKLKRTANSCADTLAKYARTKWSSPTTILADDFEKDHTFVIF from the exons ATGGATTTGGTATTAAGTTGTAAG GAAAAGTTGGGGTGTTTTCGGGTTAAAGAGCTCAAGGATGTTCTAACCCATCTAGGTCTTGGAAACCAAGGAAGAAAGCAGGAATTATTGGAGAGAATTTTAGCTGCCATTACAGATGAGCAAG TTACCAAGTCTAAGAAGAACTCAATTGGGAGAGAAGGGATTGCCAAAATAATTGAGGCCACTTACAG GAAAATGCAGGCTTCCAGGGCTACTGATTTAGCCTCTAAAGGACAGAGTGATTTATCATTTGACGCTGCTAAGTTCAAAGATCAAGTGGTTGACTCTCGTAAAATAGATATAAAGGTTCAGTGTCCTTGTGGAAGCTCGTTGCAAACGGAGTCAATGATTCAG TGCGAGGATCCACGATGTCAAGTATGGCAACATATTGGTTGTGTTATTCTTCCAGATAAACCCATGGAGCGTGTACCACCAATTCCACCacaatttttttgtgaaatatgTCGTATTGATCGTGCTGACCCGTAT ACATATCCACTACCTCCTATAAAGTTGACTGCTTTGAGTATTCCAACTGATGA GACAAATCCAATGCAGAATGTAGAAAAGACATTTCAACTGACACGAGCAGACAGAGATATGGTACAGAAACCTGAATATGATGTGCAG GCCTGGTGTATGCTTCTCAATGATAAAGTTATATTTAGGATGCATTGGCCCCAAATTTTAGATCTGCGGGTTAACG GTGTGCCAGTTCGGAGTATCAATAGACTGAGCTCTCAGTTGTTAGGAGCTAATGGCCGTGATGATGGTCATGCA ATTACGACATGTACGAGGGAGGGGATGAATAAGATCTCTTTGACAGGATGTGATGCTCGCATTTTCTGCTTGGGGATCAGAATTGCAAAGCGCCGAACAGTTCAGCAG GTTCTCAACTTAATACCAAAAGAGCTGGATGGTGAGCGTTTTGAACATGCACATGCCCGTGTTTGTCGTTGCATAGGGGGTGGTATTGATGCGGAAAATGCAGATAGTGATAGTGATCTGGAAGTTGTTGCAGATTCAGTTACTGTCAATTTGCGTTGTCCT ATGAGTGGTTCAAGAACCAAGACTGCGGGAAGGTTCAAACCTTGTATTCACATGGGATGTTTTGACCTTGAAACTTTTGTAGAACTTAACCAACGGTCTAGGAAG TGGCAGTGCCCCATTTGCCTCAAAAACTACGCCTTGGAGCATATGATCATTGACCCATATTTCAATCGCATCACAGCCATG ATGAGTCGTTGTGGAGAAGATGTTACAGAGATAGACGTCAAGCCAGATGGTTCTTGGCGTGCGAAGAATGACAGAGAGCATTTGGATCTTGCACAGTGGCACTTCCCTGATGGTTCTCTTTGCGTTGAGACTGGCAAAAACATTAAACCTGACTTGGAGAACTCAAAGCAGATCAAACATGGACCTTTGGAAGGACAAAGCCCTTTTAAATTAAGAATCAAGAAGAATTCAAACGGGACATGGGAAGTTAAGAAACCTCAATTGCTAACTCTCTCCCCTGAAAGTCAGCTAAAAGAGAAATACGATATTCATAGCGGAGGAGGCATTCTTAGGAGCAGCAGTGGAACTGGAAGTGCTAGAGACGTTGATGATCGAAATGCTAATCGAGACGTTGGTGGGCATGATTTCCTGGCCAACGATGGCAGTGAGCTTGATTCTGTTTCTCCTAACTTTGACTCGGCCTATGAAGTTCCATCTGCTCCTGTAGGAAATGCAGATATCATCATTCTCAGTGACTCGGATGAAGAGATGGAAAATCTTATTTCCCATGGAGCTGTCTTTGAAACAGGTCAGACTAATGCCTGTGGCACTTCTTTCTCTGCTCCTTCTCTTGGAGGTCCAGTCTCGTATCCTGAAGATCCAGGTCCTATTACTGACAGTGCTTTGGATCTTCTAAATAGTAATGGTACTTCTACAAGTAATGTTGTCCAGGATTGTATAGTTAAGCTCAAGAGAACTGCCAACTCTTGTGCAGATACCTTAGCTAAGTATGCAAGAACAAAATGGTCTTCACCTACAACAATTCTAGCTGATGACTTTGAGAAAGACCATACCTTTGTTATATTTTAA